The Streptomyces sp. V3I7 genome segment CCCCGCCGCCAACGCGGCCTGCGAGGCGTCACGGTTGAGCGCGGTCATCGTCTCGATCGCCTGCGGGAAGACCTCACCGGTCGTCTTGTGCCGGTTGTTGAGCACGCCGAGGCCCAGCGGCTTGGTCAGCGACAGCGGCACGCCCGGCCGCCCCGCGTCGTTGCGCAGCAGGCGTTCCGGGTCGACGGTGCCGGTCACCGCCATGCCGTACTTGGGCTCCGGGTCGTCCACGCTGTGGCCGCCCGCCACCAGACAGCCGGCCGCCGCGGCGACGTCCAGTCCGCCGCGCAGCACTTCCCTGGCAAGGTCGAAGGGCAGCACGTCCCGGGGCCAGCACAGGAGGTTGACCGCCACGAGCGGGGTGCCGCCCATGGCGTAGACGTCGGAGAGCGCGTTGGCGGCGGCGATGCGCCCCCAGTCGTACGGGTCGTCGACCACCGGCGTGAAGAAGTCCGCGGTGGCGACGGCGGCGGGCGCGCCGGGGCCGCCCGGCAGCCGGACGACCGCCGCGTCGTCGCCGTGGTCGAGCCCCACGAGCAGCTCACCGATCATGTTGCCGGCGGCCCCCGGCGGC includes the following:
- the selD gene encoding selenide, water dikinase SelD, which encodes MRTDAGQATGQANGQGARRLTQYAHGGGCACKIPPGELEEMVAGLLPPGAAGNMIGELLVGLDHGDDAAVVRLPGGPGAPAAVATADFFTPVVDDPYDWGRIAAANALSDVYAMGGTPLVAVNLLCWPRDVLPFDLAREVLRGGLDVAAAAGCLVAGGHSVDDPEPKYGMAVTGTVDPERLLRNDAGRPGVPLSLTKPLGLGVLNNRHKTTGEVFPQAIETMTALNRDASQAALAAGAVCATDVTGFGLLGHLYKLARASEVTAVVDSAAVPFLDGAWDAARAGYISGGTRRNLDWVAPYTDFGDTDELTRLLLADAQTSGGLLVAGEVPGAPIVGELVAAGPHRLVVR